A region of Allocoleopsis franciscana PCC 7113 DNA encodes the following proteins:
- a CDS encoding glycosyltransferase family 4 protein — protein sequence MRILYDGKIYKIYNEHTPGGVIRYFTNLISRIPLSFIPNLTTVQQQNIIYPVHSNLKIWKYKPFRPGRLYRKLEKHYFKTIATFNSFDLAHPTYYSLLSEQELNEYRYPVVLTVYDMVHEIFRDKIDPKGEHGELKHKAISSADRIICISENTKKDLMHWYSVPEEKITVTYLAAGIDASLSWGDGSVPSRPYYLYVGSRDASYKNFDTLLLAFANVASINPDVMLGVVGYPFWETESKRIAELKLSDRIELYTYASDAHLAKLYRCSIAFVYPSLYEGFGIPTLEAMSCGTPVVASNCASIPEVVGDAGLMFNPNSVSDLTDILLFLLDSPTERDRLITRGHQRAKTFSWDKTVDKTVEVYQSVSN from the coding sequence ATGCGTATTCTCTATGATGGTAAAATTTATAAGATTTATAATGAACACACACCGGGAGGTGTAATTCGGTATTTTACCAATTTGATTAGTAGGATACCCCTAAGTTTTATTCCAAATTTAACTACAGTTCAGCAGCAAAATATTATTTATCCAGTTCATTCTAATCTAAAAATTTGGAAATATAAGCCATTTAGACCAGGAAGGCTATATCGCAAATTAGAGAAACATTACTTCAAAACGATCGCAACCTTCAATTCCTTCGATCTTGCTCATCCAACCTACTATTCGTTACTCTCAGAGCAAGAACTCAACGAATATCGCTATCCTGTTGTGCTGACAGTCTATGATATGGTTCACGAAATATTTCGCGATAAAATAGACCCCAAGGGTGAACATGGTGAACTAAAACATAAAGCCATTTCGTCCGCTGATAGAATAATCTGTATTTCTGAAAATACAAAGAAAGATTTAATGCATTGGTATTCAGTACCGGAAGAAAAAATAACGGTGACTTATCTTGCAGCCGGAATAGATGCAAGTCTGTCTTGGGGAGATGGCTCTGTTCCCTCTCGTCCCTACTATCTTTATGTAGGTAGCCGTGACGCTAGTTATAAAAACTTCGATACCTTATTATTAGCTTTTGCCAACGTAGCATCTATTAATCCCGATGTTATGCTTGGTGTTGTTGGTTACCCGTTTTGGGAAACAGAGAGCAAACGAATTGCTGAACTTAAATTGAGCGATCGCATTGAACTCTACACCTATGCTAGCGACGCCCATTTAGCCAAACTTTATCGTTGCAGTATTGCTTTTGTATATCCTTCTCTCTATGAAGGCTTTGGTATTCCTACTCTAGAAGCCATGTCCTGCGGAACCCCTGTTGTTGCATCTAACTGCGCCAGTATTCCTGAAGTCGTCGGAGATGCTGGTTTAATGTTTAACCCCAATTCCGTTAGCGATTTAACCGATATTTTACTGTTTTTGCTCGATAGCCCCACAGAACGCGATCGCTTAATTACCAGAGGACACCAAAGAGCCAAAACTTTTAGCTGGGATAAAACTGTAGATAAAACTGTGGAGGTTTATCAGTCAGTCAGCAACTGA
- a CDS encoding FkbM family methyltransferase: MQNSINYWLHFVYYQVLYSSYDTQFNRLKANILTKIFYKIIKFSDPLISYKIAGFDLLLPFSHQLPFILKTYPLYSSNLARLAKYVKQKYEDLKFIDIGANIGDSIAILRKEAEFPILCIEGDDQFLSVLEKNATLFSEVYIIKAYLGECSNNIRGTTIKQGGTAHLRENKVGDNIIEVKKLSNVLKDYPSFFQSKMIKVDTDGFDCKILRGAADFLKSTKPIIFFEYDPFFLAKQGDDGISIFNDLSSYGYKNLLIYDNFGDLMLSANISNSSLLEELHLYFSGRLGHRYCDICAFHTEDNDLFEIAREREIKFFENLRGRKEANNAYSL; this comes from the coding sequence ATGCAAAACAGTATTAATTATTGGCTTCATTTTGTTTATTATCAGGTGCTTTATTCCTCTTATGATACTCAATTTAATAGACTCAAAGCGAACATTTTGACTAAAATATTTTATAAAATTATTAAGTTTAGCGATCCTTTAATTAGCTATAAAATAGCTGGCTTTGACTTACTCCTTCCTTTTTCTCACCAATTACCCTTTATTCTAAAAACTTATCCTCTGTACTCTTCAAATCTTGCAAGACTTGCTAAGTATGTAAAGCAAAAATATGAAGATTTAAAATTTATTGATATTGGAGCTAATATTGGCGACTCTATTGCTATCTTAAGAAAAGAAGCTGAATTTCCTATTTTGTGTATTGAAGGAGATGACCAATTTTTATCCGTATTAGAAAAAAATGCTACTCTTTTTTCAGAAGTTTATATCATTAAAGCCTACCTAGGAGAATGCAGTAATAATATTAGAGGAACCACTATAAAACAAGGTGGTACCGCCCATCTCAGGGAGAATAAGGTAGGAGACAATATTATAGAAGTAAAAAAACTATCAAATGTATTAAAAGATTATCCATCGTTTTTCCAGTCTAAAATGATTAAAGTGGACACTGACGGTTTTGATTGCAAAATCCTCAGAGGTGCTGCTGACTTCCTTAAAAGCACAAAACCTATCATCTTTTTTGAATATGACCCATTTTTCTTAGCCAAGCAAGGAGATGATGGAATTTCTATTTTCAATGATTTGAGTAGCTATGGTTATAAAAATTTATTAATTTATGACAATTTTGGAGATTTAATGCTATCTGCCAATATCAGTAATTCTAGCCTTTTAGAAGAACTTCATTTATATTTTTCAGGTCGATTGGGACATCGTTACTGCGATATTTGCGCTTTTCATACTGAAGACAATGATTTGTTTGAGATAGCAAGAGAGCGCGAAATTAAGTTTTTTGAAAATCTTAGGGGAAGAAAAGAAGCCAATAATGCGTATTCTCTATGA
- a CDS encoding class I SAM-dependent methyltransferase: protein MNRQFPYTLEQAVSWLREQPDQQNLVYHCYYDDPLESAAQRFSNSEEWNAIKHLLRKHLPSKVLDIGAGRGIVSYAFAKAGCSVTALEPDPSALVGAKAIQDLVDKTNLPIEILQEYGETLPFQDNYFDVVYARAVLHHAQDLKQFCKEAARVLRRGGVFLAAREHVISKKEDLQLFLDSHALHSLYGEENAYLLQEYTDAISSAGLKLQKVMGHYESVLNYAPMTQQEFQSMTTSRLTHFHIGTKLSSLLASQEFIKQFYGWHLSKKLDTPGRHFSFLAFKN from the coding sequence ATGAATAGACAATTTCCTTATACCTTAGAACAAGCCGTAAGTTGGTTACGTGAACAGCCCGATCAACAAAACCTTGTCTATCATTGTTATTACGATGATCCCTTAGAATCAGCGGCTCAGCGGTTTAGTAATAGCGAAGAATGGAACGCGATCAAGCATCTATTGCGAAAACATCTTCCTAGCAAAGTATTAGACATCGGAGCAGGAAGGGGAATTGTTAGCTATGCTTTTGCTAAAGCTGGATGTTCCGTCACAGCTTTAGAACCTGACCCTAGTGCGCTAGTTGGAGCTAAAGCTATTCAGGATTTAGTTGATAAAACTAATTTGCCTATTGAAATCCTTCAAGAATACGGCGAAACATTACCCTTTCAAGACAATTACTTTGATGTTGTTTACGCACGAGCTGTACTCCATCATGCCCAAGATTTAAAACAATTTTGTAAAGAGGCCGCACGAGTCTTGAGGCGCGGCGGTGTTTTTTTAGCAGCTCGCGAACACGTCATTTCTAAAAAAGAAGACTTGCAACTCTTTTTAGATTCTCATGCTTTACACTCTCTCTATGGAGAAGAAAACGCTTATCTATTGCAAGAGTATACAGACGCCATTAGCTCAGCAGGATTAAAGCTCCAAAAAGTGATGGGCCATTATGAGAGCGTACTTAATTATGCACCAATGACCCAACAAGAGTTTCAATCGATGACTACATCCAGGCTTACTCATTTTCACATTGGTACCAAACTATCTAGTTTGCTGGCTTCCCAAGAATTCATAAAGCAGTTTTATGGCTGGCATCTCTCGAAAAAGTTGGATACCCCTGGTCGTCATTTTTCCTTTTTGGCATTCAAAAATTGA
- a CDS encoding class I SAM-dependent methyltransferase, translated as MNSQSSIIRIYDKWRTWLYIREQKRQIDLYINNNRKPWTEGYSLFKEKFISQSLNNDHLIDDFKNCLPLPQGYGEFLDDRVVEYPWFISRITQKPGRLLDAGSALNFGYILQHQNLLGKDITIVTLEPEGYCYWQKRISYVFCDLRDLPFKENFFDDVVSISTIEHLGMDNSIYSSNPNFFEKNKFDFLKAIAELKRVTKPGGRVYITVPYGKYTDFGWYQQFDAKMINLLIETFAPDKLIETYYCYESGGWTVSDKQYCQKFEGFNIHDTKYFNPESTKDYDPDYAAASRAVAALELWK; from the coding sequence ATGAATTCTCAATCTTCAATAATACGAATCTATGACAAATGGCGTACTTGGCTTTATATACGAGAGCAAAAACGTCAAATAGATTTATATATAAACAATAACCGCAAACCTTGGACAGAAGGATACTCTCTATTTAAAGAAAAGTTTATTAGCCAATCACTTAATAATGATCATCTTATAGATGATTTTAAGAATTGTTTGCCATTACCTCAAGGCTATGGTGAGTTTTTGGATGATAGAGTTGTTGAATATCCTTGGTTTATTTCACGTATTACCCAAAAACCAGGTAGATTACTTGATGCAGGTTCAGCACTTAATTTTGGCTATATCCTCCAACACCAAAATCTCTTAGGCAAGGACATTACAATTGTAACCCTAGAACCTGAAGGATATTGTTACTGGCAGAAGCGAATATCTTATGTATTTTGTGACCTCCGCGATCTCCCATTTAAGGAAAATTTCTTTGATGATGTTGTTTCAATATCAACTATTGAACATTTAGGAATGGACAACTCAATTTATTCATCCAATCCAAACTTTTTTGAAAAAAACAAGTTTGATTTTTTGAAAGCTATAGCAGAACTGAAGAGAGTAACTAAACCTGGAGGAAGAGTTTACATTACTGTACCTTATGGCAAATACACAGATTTTGGTTGGTATCAGCAGTTTGATGCTAAGATGATTAACCTGTTGATCGAGACTTTTGCTCCAGATAAGCTTATTGAAACCTATTACTGCTATGAATCAGGGGGTTGGACAGTTAGCGACAAGCAGTATTGCCAAAAATTTGAAGGTTTCAATATCCATGATACAAAATATTTTAATCCAGAAAGCACGAAAGATTATGACCCTGACTATGCTGCTGCTAGTAGAGCTGTTGCTGCTTTAGAGTTGTGGAAGTGA
- a CDS encoding FkbM family methyltransferase, with translation MPTIKGALRRLKEAFQVACFPNKFYIYPKDKYLYHNLSYSQEGEDMMLARFFLEQTQGFYVDVGAHHPQRFSNTYYFYLKGWRGINIDAMPGSMENFNKLRPEDINLEFPISDSNQTLTYYEFNEPALNGFCEKTAHERDGLRHYKIIDEKKLITYTLAEILDKYLPLNQEIDFLNIDVEGLDCQVLKSNNWQKYRPKMVLIEDLNLSSLSCIEESTVAAFMNKQDYKLYGKSVCTLIFTAKS, from the coding sequence ATGCCAACAATTAAAGGTGCGTTAAGAAGATTAAAAGAGGCTTTTCAAGTAGCTTGTTTTCCTAATAAATTTTATATTTATCCCAAAGATAAGTATCTTTATCATAATCTCTCCTACTCCCAGGAAGGTGAAGATATGATGTTAGCAAGATTTTTTTTAGAACAAACACAAGGTTTTTATGTAGATGTTGGCGCACATCATCCCCAACGATTTTCTAATACTTACTACTTTTATTTAAAAGGGTGGCGAGGTATTAATATTGATGCTATGCCAGGAAGTATGGAAAATTTTAATAAACTGAGACCTGAAGATATTAATTTAGAATTTCCTATTTCTGATAGCAATCAAACATTGACTTATTACGAATTCAATGAGCCTGCTTTAAATGGTTTTTGTGAGAAAACGGCTCATGAGCGGGATGGACTGAGGCATTATAAGATTATTGATGAGAAAAAATTAATAACCTATACGTTAGCTGAAATACTAGATAAATATTTGCCTTTAAATCAAGAAATTGATTTCTTGAATATTGATGTTGAAGGTTTAGATTGCCAAGTTCTGAAGTCAAATAATTGGCAAAAATATAGGCCGAAAATGGTCTTAATTGAGGATTTAAATTTATCATCATTAAGTTGTATAGAGGAATCAACAGTAGCTGCATTTATGAATAAGCAAGATTACAAGCTGTATGGTAAGTCTGTTTGTACCCTAATTTTTACGGCAAAAAGCTAA